GAGACGCAATTGTGATTACGCCTAGGTTATGAGCGGTTCTAGAGATTGACGTTAAGGTGAATTTCTGTTTTTCGTCATCAAGATTATGGGTGAATAAGTAATCGAGCTTGACATAACTTGGACGGTATTCGTTGATGTAATCCAGCGATTGGAAATTACGCCCGTAGTTATCGACACCAAATACCGCATTGGCATTGCGAATGGTATTACACAATAGTGCGGTGTAATGTGGAACGTTGATGAAACAATTTTCCGGGATTTCAAAATGCAAAAGGTGAGCGATGGTGGTATTTTGCTCCAAGGTTCGACCTATCCAGCGGATGAAACTGGGCTGAGAAATACTGCTTGGTGATATGTTAATGGCAATAGGACTGGTTACATCTTTTGTATTGAGCTTTTCAATCATCTTCTCGATAACGTATTGGTCGAGAATATGGCTTATTTCGAGTTGCTCTAGTGCGTACAGGTATTGATTGGCACCGTAACGCACGCCATCTTTTTCAATCGCAGAGAACACCTCTTGGTGGTAGGTTTTACCAAAGGCATTGTTTGCAGCTTGAAGACGGAAGGTGATTAGGTCGTTAATGATCGCTTCTTCCACCAACATACGCCATTGCTGTTTACCCATCACTGCACCATGATCGTCGGCTGTTACGTAGCCATAAGTCAGTTCATGATTTGCCTTAGCACTTGACAGTGCATTATCCACCAGCGACATGATTTCAGTACTGGTTTTACGCTTGCTGCTGTATGTCACACCAAGCGCAATATGTGGATTGGCAGTGCCTGTTGGGTCTGAACCTAGGCTTTGGATACAGTTTACGATGCTGCTCGCGACAAGTTTCAGTTCGCTCTCATCAACGTTTGGCATGATGAAACCGAACTCATCACTAGAAATACGGGCGATGGTGATGTCTGGTGATAAAATCGAAGCCTGTAATTGTTCTGCCAGTTGGTGCACTAAAGCATCCCCTTCTTGGTAACCTTTTTCATCGTACTCTTCACTAATGAATTGTGCTTGCAGTACTGCCAGCCCGCCGACACTCGACTCTTCCAACCATTGGTTAAGTTGCGACATGTAGTAAGCTCGGTTACCAAGTTGAGATACAGGGTCAATATAGGCACGTTCACGAAGTCGTTGAGCTTCTTGGGCTTGGTTTTTAAAAGCCAGTTCGACCTGAGTCGACATATGGTTTATGCCGTCGACCACCAAAATTAGGTCTTTTGTTTTCGGGCGAATTAAAGGGTCGCCAAATTGATTCTTGGCTATTTGATCCATTTTGTTGATGATCAATGATAATGGATGCAATGCTTTTTTGAGAATCCATGAAATGGAAATCATACCCAGTAAGAAAATCACTGTGAATACGGTCAACAAGTGTGTAAATGCTTGCCAAAGTTGATCATAAGCAGGGCCGGTATGGCTTACGATCTCGACTTCGGCTAACTGCATCCAGCCGCTGGTAATCACACGTCGGTCATGAATGGGTTCAAACAGGTTAAGGTTGGTAAACCATTGTGGTACGCCTGTTGGTTTAACTGGGTATGAGCGCTGGATATCATCACTGCCGTCTAGAAAAACTAAACGTACGATGGAGTAGGAACTGCCATCAAACAGAGCGTTAATCACAGATTCTACGGCCACCTTGTCCTTTTCTTCTAGATAAGGGGCGAGGGCTAGCCCTACCGTATTAATGGTATTATTCACTTCAGAACGTTGCTGCTCTTCTAGGTAGCCACGGGTGGTATTGAATTCGATCATAAAAACTGACGTCATCAGCAATATGAACACCGCAACCATCCCAAACACCAGTTGTTTATATAAAGTCATTGTACCTACTCATCGTAATTGATAATGGGTTTGTTTAATTTTAGAGCGCGCTCACGAGAACGTAAGTCGTTCCATAAGCTCAACCTTGACGATTTCCCAGCAAGCTTACCGCTGCCTGCTGCCGACTTAATCAGCCAAAGATTCTTACCATTGAAACTGTATATTGGTCGTAGATCTCTGCGTTTGGACCCTCGTTTTATTTCAGGGTTTAAATTGTCCAAAATAAGTGGTTCTGCACTGGGGGTTGAGTAGTAAGCCAACACCATATGGAATTGGTTTAACTCAAGCGCTTTGACGTACACCAATCGTAATTTTTTGTCGGGCACACCCAGCTCAAGTAAAGAGAAGTACTTTGCGATAGTGAAATCTTCACAATCACCGGCGTTACTACCTAAAAACTCCAGCGGTGTGGCCCAGTAGTCGTTTTTTCCCCAAAGTATGCTGTCGTCGACAAAGTACATTTGGTTGAAGAATCGATTAACAGATTCGAGCTTCTCTGCTTCACTTAATTTATCGTAGTGCGTCATATTTAAGCGCCATGTGGCGACTCGTTTTCCTGCTCTTTCACCATAAGCTGCTGAGACCGCATCAATCCATCTTTGATCGCTCTTATTGAGTGCCACAGAAGTAAAAGAGGTCAGGACTAACAACAGTAGAGAAAACGACGGTTTCATGATTTTTGCTCTGATCTGTTTGTTACGTATTGAGTCGTGTCGTTAAACATCAAACGTCCTTACTCCTTAAGTGCGTTGTTTTGGGCACTTAGGATTGGTTTCAACATGTACTCAAGCACCGTTCTTTTACCCGTAATAATATCGACAGAAGCCGTCATACCAGGGATGATAGGCAGCTCTTCGTTATGGCCAAAGCTGTATTTCTCTGTACGTACACGCACGATGTAATAGCTGTTGCCTTCTTCATCCTGAGTGGTATCTGCACTGATGTGTTCTAATACGCCTTCTAGACCGCCATATTTAGTGAAATCATAAGCACTGAATTTAACAATGGCTGTGAGTTCTGGACGTAAGAAAGCGATGTCTTGTGGGGCGATTTTTGCCTCAACTAAAAGAGAGTCTTCAGTTGGCACTATTTCTACGATATCCATACCCGGCTGAATGACACCACCGACAGTATTAATGCCTAAGGTTTTGACGGTTCCTGTGACAGGAGAGACCACCACGGTGCGATTGACTCTATCTTCAAGACCAACTGAAGATTCGGTCATGGCCGACAGTTTGTCTTGTGCTTGGTTGAGTTTTTCTTGTTGTTCTGAGCGGAAACTCTGCGCGGCATCGATACGACTCAACATGGCTTCTTTGATTGCCGAGCGAAGGAGAGGGATTTTAAGTTCGCTAGAGGTCATTTCTCGGCGTGTATCATTCACTTGCCTTTGAAGCTTAAGTAGTTCAATTCTTGGTACTACGCCTTCATCTGCAAGTGGTCGGGTAATGTCTAACTCTTGGCGGGCAAATTGGTAACTTTGCCTTAAATTATTAACACGCGCTTTTATTTCAATAAGATCTTGTTGTTTTTGCTCAACTTGTTGATCAAATACGGATAGTTGATTTTTCAGGTTGTTGAGGTCTTGACGATATTCTGCTTTTTGGCGATTCACCAATTTAGGTTGAAGTTCGTAGAATCTTGGTGGAAAAGCAAGCTTGCCGTAGTCGAGTTGGACACTGTTTTTCCAGTTTTCGACGGAGAATTCTTCGTTAACGACAACACTGTTAAATGAAGCCGAGAGCATCAATACATTGGCCGTTAAATTTGCGACTTGTTGTTCGCGTTCTCGAAAGTCAGAACGGAATCGAGTGTCATCAATCAAGAGAAGTTGTTGACCTTTTTGAACTTGTTGTCCCTCTCTGACCAATATCTCTTTTACTAAGCCACCTTCAAGGTTTTGTACCACTTGGATTTGAGAAGAGGGGATGACTTTACCTTGCCCAACGGTGACTTTGTCGATCTCAGCCCATGCGGCCCATCCAATAGCAGCAATAAAAAACAGAACGATCACCCACAGCATAATACGTGCACTGGTTGGCGTATTGAGCAGTAGAGCCGCAGTTTTATCATCGACGTACTCTAGTTCGGTTTCGTTCAATTTGCTGAAATTCTTCTGACTCATAACAGTCCTTGTTCGCTAAATTAAAGTGCAAGCCTCTTGAGTGTATTCTTACTTTTGATAAATGTTAAGATTTTGTTTGTTTAAATCTTTGAATCTATATGTTTTTTTGATTCTTATTGGTTTTTTAAATCTTTTTTTGTCGGAGGCAGTGCTTTCTTCATTAACCCATGTTTGAACAAAGAGTCTATGCCTCTGTTTTTTATGGAAAGAGCGTACGTGAAATCGATGCAGGGTCTCTGTAATTGTAGTCGGAACTTTGCTGGTTGTTAGGATGATACCCGTTGCATTTGATTTGCATGAGTTTTCATTAAGTCGGATCGGTTTTGAGTGTGCCAACCTGCGAAATGATTGCTTAGCCTATCTAAGCTGAGAGGAAACATTATCCGATAGAGGGTTGACCTTTCCCTTACGGTAAGGTTTAGCCTTATAACATAAAGCGATGGTGGTTGAATCAATAATGCGTGTAAATGTCGTCGTTGGGTAATTCCTAGTGAGCTTTCTCTTTTTGTTCCCATTCTGTCAGTACATTAGGTTTATTCAATGTTTCAAATGCTAACAGTGAGTGCTCTCACTCTTGGTTGATTTGGTGTACATACTCACTCGCCCTATGTTGTATTAAGGATTTGTTATGGATCGTCGCACGTTTATAAAAAACTCAACATTAACTGGTATTGCTCTTTCTGCATTTCCCAGTACTTATTCATTTGGTTCGATATTAGATCCCGTTGCGAAAGCGCCGAATAATCTTCAGCCGCTTCCGATACCACCACTGATTGATACCAGCCAGAATGAGCTGACACAATTGAACATCATCAATGGAATGTCTGAGTTTTATAAAGGCATCTCAACCAAAACTTGTGGTATTAATGCCGACTTTCTTGGCCCAGCCTTAAAGGTGCGTAAAGGAAAAACAGCCAATATACAGGTCAATAATGATCTCGATGAAACCATCACACTTCATTGGCACGGGCTTGAAATACCAGGAAGTAAAGATGGGGGGCCTCATCAGATGGTAAAAGCCGGGGAGGCTTGGAAGGTTGAATTACCGATTACGCAGCCCGCAGCGACTTGTTGGTTTCACCCTCATCAGTACCCACGGACAGCCGAGCTAGTCATAAGAGGCATTGCCGGTCTTATTATTATTGAAGACGAAGAAAGCGACGCGCTTAATTTACCCTCAGATTGGGGGATCAATGATATCCCCGTCATAATCCAAGATCGTAAATTCAACAAACAGGGACAATTTGACTATGAGTTGTTGGATATCATTAACGTTGCAACCGGCTTTGCGGGTGACACCATGCTTGTCAATGGTGCCCTTAACCCGGTTGTGGATGTGCCCCAAGGTTGGGTTCGTTTTCGCGCTCTAAATGGTTCGAATGCAAGAAGTTATTTATTGTCTTTCTCCGACCATAGAGAGTTCTATGTGGTTGCCTCTGACTCTGGGTTTCTTGAAAAGCCAGTACCGATGAAGTCGATTCATGTCTCCGCGGGAGAACGATTTGAAATTTTAATCAAAGTGGATGAAAACACACAGTGTGATCTGGTCACACACCCTCTTCACCAAATGGGTATGATGGCTCCGCCTTTTGATGAGATTGTTCCTTTGTTAACCATTCGTTCAAATCAAACGGTGAGTAAAGGGACATTGCCGGAACAACTTACAACGATAAAACGTCATAAAATCGAAGATGTGAAAACAAAAAGAGATTTTGTTTTAGAGATGGGGGAAGGGTTAGATTATCAAGCAATGATGCTTTTAAGAAAGAAAAAATCGGCTATGACTCAGCGAATGGTTATGGCTGGCAGTAAGATGCCAATGGACGATTTGAAAGACAAGAGTCGTCCAATGTTGTCACCTGAAGATTTGAAGGCGATCAATGGCATAAATGGCAAACCTTTTGACATGAATGTTATCGATGAGGAAGTGAAGCGAGGAGAGTTGGAACATTGGGTTATTAGTCAGGGAAAAGATATGATGCTCCACCCTTTCCATATTCATGGTTGTCGATTCCAAGTTCTTTCAATCAACGGTGAACAGCCATCCCCGCATCTCATGGGTTGGAAAGATACAGTACCAGTATTTCCGCAAGGCATTACTGAAGTTCTTGTTAGGTTTGAGCATGAAGCGCAACGCAACTTACCTTATATGGCACACTGTCATATATTAGAACATGAAGATACTGGAATGATGATTCAGTTTACAGTGACCTGATAACGATAAATGGATGGCTCAGAAATATGGCGCTTAGCGTACAGATGTCTTGTTAGCACTGAGCGCCTTCTAAGGAACAAAACTTAGCTCTAGACTTGTTTTTCAAAGGATTACAGCGCAGAATCACAAAAAAATTGAAAGGAGCAATCAAATGGAACTGACAGATATTCGTCGTGAATACGCTCAGGGTGGATTGAGACGTAAAGACTTGGCCGAAGACCCAATTGACCAATTTAATCTTTGGTTAGAACAAGCCATTGAAGCTAAGTTAACAGACCCAACGGCGATGACAGTCGCGACAGTTGACGAACATGGTCAACCTTTCCAACGAATTGTTTTACTTAAGAATGTTGATAAAAATGGCTTCGTTTTTTTCACAAACTTAGGCAGTCGTAAAGCGCATCATCTTGAGCACAATAACAAAATCAGTTTGCATTTCCCTTGGCATCCCCTCGAGCGACAAGTGCATATAAACGGCACGGCTGAAAAGTTGACAGCGTTGGAAAATATAAAATATTTTTCGTCTCGCCCGAAAGAGAGTCAATTGGCCGCTATCGCCAGTAAACAAAGTAGCCGAATTTCTGCTCGTGGAGTTTTGGAAGGTAAGTATTTAGAGCTTAAGCAGAAGTTCGCAAAAGGAGAAATTCCGGTGCCTTCTTTTTGGGGAGGCTTCCGAGTGCGTGTGGATAGCATTGAATTTTGGCAAGGGGGTGAACATCGTTTGCACGACCGTTTCCTTTTTTCTCGTCAAGACAACCATTGGGATGTCGATCGCCTAGCGCCATAGTCTACTTGATTGAATAAAAGTACCGTTGATTTGATGATTAAACCCATCAAATAACGGTATTTTTTCATCTGCTCTCCGCTGTTTAGAATCACGGGGAACTAGCGTTATATTATTATGTTTTGAGCCTGCCATTGAGAGATTACAACTCTCGCAGTACTCTGAACCCCAAGTAATTCGCAGCGGTTGTCGTTGGCACATGGAGTTCACTAAACACTTTTGATTTTTCTGGCGAGAAGCTCCAAGCGCCCCCTTTTGCTAAACCTTGTTGAAGGTTTGTCCATTCCCACACATTACCGACCATGTCGTAGAAGCCTGTTGGTGTTGGTGAAAATGACTTAACTGGAGATGTGCTGACGTTTGACCACGGCGTGCCTGCCCAACCGGTATTCGCCTTGCCTGAACGGAATTCATTGCCCCACCAGAAGTTGGTCCCTTGCCCCGCTCTCGCGGCGGCTTCCCACTCTTGTGGTGTCGGTAAACGGTAGCTGAAGCCGGTGCTTTTAGATAACCAACGGGTGTAAGCCTTAGCATCGTTTTGGCTAACACACACCACGGGTGCGTTATCGACTTGCTTAAAGCCAGGGCTTTGCCAGTTATTGTCTGAAACGGTCGTGATTTCGTCATTGATGAAGGTATCGCAAGTCTTCATCAGCTCTGCGTCTGTTTGATAGCCTGTGTTTTCGACAAATGCTCTAAAGTCTTGAACGCGGGTCAGTGTGGCTGCGAGAGCGAAAGGCTTCTTAATCGTAATTTGTTGAGCGTTGTTTTCACCTAACAAATACCGACCCGACCCGACCACAATCATTTCAGGACTCTGAGTATTGGCTTTTATCGGATCGGCGAACTTGGTGCCGACATTCAATGAGTTTTGCTTGGCTTGCAATACCGCTCTTAGATTGTAATCACGAGCGATTTTCAATTCTTGATGGAAAGAAAGGTAGCCTTCTTTCTCGATCGTGATCATGTGTTGACCTATTGGTAGCATCACTTCAACGGGTGTACTGCCATATTTCACACCGTTGATAGAAACCGTGTCATTGTATTGGTTTGAACGTATGACCAAGGTAACCCAAGCGACTTCTTTTTGTTGATTGTTGGCTTGTTGTTCACTTTGTGTGAAACAGTTTGAGGATTGAATATCAAGCAGACGACAGGCTGTGTTCTTATTTGGACGTGTTTCTAGATTGGCAGCAATCACCACTCGGTAACGGTTATCTTCAGAGAAACCAGAGGATTCCACCTTATGTTGAAGGACGTGAATGTTCAGCGAAGCAGACGCGAGGTGTGCTTTGACTGTTTTGGATTCAGTCGCTTTATCTATAAGGTTGTGTTGGAATTGTTTTACCGCTTTTTGAAGGGCTAAGGTCACCGTTTGGTCTGAACATTGCGCCAGTGTCATGTCGTTGCTGCAACGATTAGTAAAGCTGACGGTGTGTGTTTCTTTTTGAGTGATCTCGTTTCTTAGTCGCTCGGCTCTGGCTCTTAGCTTTTTTTGATTCAAATTGTCGATTGAAGTTTCTGTCGCTGCTTTCTCGGCCTGAATAGCCTCAAGTTCCATCACTAAGCTTTGCTGCTTCTGCTCTGAGTTTGAAATCGTAAGCTTGCCTTCTTTAACTCTCTTCCAAGCGTCTTGGAAGTGGTTTTGAGCTGGCGAGATATCGAAATCGGGTTCATCAATCATGCGTGTGTAATCTTGCTCTAGGCTGGCTTTCGCCTTAGCGAGTGCTCGTTCTGCTTGAGCCAATAGCTTGACTAGACGTGCGGTTTGCTTTGCTTGGCTATCGACTTCATTTTGTTTGTCAGCCAGTTTCTTCTCAACAGCGGTTAAGTCGGCATGCTTTTCGAAAAGTGAGCTGTCAATGTCGGTGACCGATGATGTGATAGCGACCTGTGTCGCTTCTGCAAAAACAGCTGACGTCATTAAGCAGGGAGCAAGTGCAAATAGTAGAGTAGGAAAACCTTGGCGCATGATGGGCTACTTTAATCGTAATTTAGGTTAATTGAATATTCTAAAAGAACGCACCATTTCGTTTGCAGCTACTTTCTATAACGATTAACAAAATGGTGACGGTTCATTCAGTGTTGTGAAATAGGCTCAGCTATATAAGGTTGCCGTGCTTATTCATCCAGGTTTTAACTGTTTTTGCTAGGAAGAAGCTTAACCCAGATCGTGTCACTGCCGCTGATGGTGACGGTACGGTTGTAAGACTCGTAACCCTGTTTTGAGATGGTTACGTGATGACGGCCATTTGGGAGCGCAACTTCAAGAGGTGTACTCCCATATTTAATGCCGTTAATTGTCACTGAATCATTGTATTGATCAGAGCGAACTGTCACGTTAGCCCACTGTTTATCATTTTTCTTAACTACCGCTGCATCACGACCTGTTAAACAGTAGCGCGTTGAAACATTTAATAGTTTACATGCGGCGACCGCTTCAGGTTTAGCTTGAAGCTGAGCTTGCATTTGTACGGAGTAAGCGTTGTTCCCTGAGAAGCCACTTTTGATTGCTTGGCTATCTTGAACATGGATGTTCAGTTGTACACCTTGTAAGTTTTGCTTAGCCAATGTGCTTTCTGTGAGCTGATCAAGTAATTGGCTCTTGAACGTTTGCACGGCTTTTTGATTGGTCAGGTGTTTACCTTGAGCTGCGCACTCACCGAGTGTCATTGTTGCAGCACATGTGGTGGTGTAACTGGTTTCAAGAACCGCACTTTCACGCAGTTCTGTGGCAATACGTTTAACGCGAGCTTCAACTTTCGACTCTCTTAAGTTGGCCTGCTCATTATTCAGTCGAGCTTGCTTTTGCTTGAGTTGAGAAAGGTGGATTTCGCTCTCGTTGATCGCTTGTTGGTTGTCTAACTGAGCGGATTGGTTTTCTTTAACCGCAGCCCAAGCATCTTGATAGCTTTTCTGGAAAGAGACTAAATCTGTTTCTGGATCTTCCAGTAAGCGACTGTACTGTTTGTCGAGTACAGACTTGGCTCTGTTACGTTTAGCCTTAAGTTCATCACCTTCGCGTTGCAACTTACTTTTTTGATTTTGTTGCTGCTTGAGGTGTTCGGCCGCCGATATTTGGGTCGCTGCAATACGCTCAATATCTGAGTTTTTCTCTGTTAGCTTTGCATCGATAGCTGAAACGGGATCGACTTGATTCAGTTCTTCAGCTGATAACGATGCAGATACCCAAAGTGGGGATAGCGCAAGCAAAAGCGCTGAAATTCGAAAGTTGGTCATATGTCCCTGCAACTGATTAGATTGAAATTGGCTCGTTAATAAAGTGTCGACTTCCTAGTTTTGAGTCACTAGTTATTGGCCATGACACAGTATCAATCTTTATACCGTTTTATTGATAACCAATCTACTCGAAAGCCCAGTTTCGATACTTTGGATACACTTTTTCAGGCTGAGGCCTAATTATTTGAGCTGAAAAAGAAAATATGGTTGTGCTTGTATCGTGATGACTTCCCTTATTTTTGCTGTCTGTGTTATTGCTATTGGGAAGTGAAGCTTTAAGGACATATTGGTTTTACAACAGCCGTAGTTTGTACGCTCATGATCATCTTTCCGGAGGCATGATCATAATGATCACGGCAACAATTTTGATTCCGTGCTGAGGAAATGATGTTCATGATTATTTACAAATTCATCTTATGTAGATTTCAGAGTATTATTCTCAGCATATCTCCCCGAGCACGCTATTGTCATGTCAAAACCTTTACCCTTTGCAAACTTAGATTTGTCTTCGCTAGGCCTTACTGGTCCTCGCCCTGCCGAGATCATAACCTTGCCCTCGCATATGGATTGTCACGAACATCAATACGCACAGGTGGTTATCGGTTTAAAAGGTCAGGCAGAATTTGAAGTCAGTGGTAAAGGGAATTTAGTTGGCCCTGGTCAAGGTTGTGTGGTGACGGCAAGCTCTGATCATGCTTTCGGTGGAGTGGTTGGTCAATCGGATATTCTAGTGCTCAATATGCCCATGCCAAGTGGCGACGATCCGCTAATGTTAGAGAAGATTAACCAGTTGGAATCATCGAGTGTCTATTTCCAATTAGATCTACAAATTCAAAAGCTTATCCACATGTTAGTGCAAGAGATGCAAGCGAACCCCGATGATTTACTTTTGAGCCGAGCGTGTAACGATACCGTGATCGCGTTAATGCAAAGGCATATATCGGCATTCGAAACACCGGTTAAAGACTCGCGTTTTGATCTTGAAGCTTTAGATCGCTACATCGAACAGCATCTCGCCAATAAGATTTCTGTTGCTCAGCTTGCAGGCAGTGTGTTCTTAGGTGAAAGTCAGTTCCATATGTTATTTAAAGAACAAATGGGCATTACCCCGCATCAGTATGTGTTGGGTAAGCGCATTGATCGATCTCGACGTCTGATTGAGCAAGGTCACCTCAGCCTCGGTCAAGTTGCAGAACTGGCCGGATTCTCCGGTCAATCCTCCTTCACTCACACCTTTTCACGTCTTCAAGGCATGTCACCATCTCAATATAAAAAGAAAATTTCTGTTAAATAGTGAAATAAATTAGCCTGTAAATTTAAAGATTTATATGTGACCCTGTGTTTATTTTGTTAAAAAAGCGAGTTTTTGGCAAAAAACTCGGAGTTTTTGACAAGTAATCCTTATGCGCTCAAAATACACTGCTGCCATTGTAGAGAGCCCGGACTATTTTCGGGTGTGAGATTAAGGAAAGCGCATGTTTACAGCTACTGATGTGTTAAAACCAGAATTCAACGAGCAATCGCTTGATGATCTCTGGTCGCTTATCTCACCATTATATATGGTGGATGAAACCCAATGGCTAGAGCAACTCTTACCACTAGCAACCCCTTCTGAGTCAGAAAAGCAACAAATCACAAAAAAAACGACCTCATTGATTGAAGCTATTCGTGCTGATAAAACGTCTATCCAGATGATCGATGCACTGTTACTTGAATACAGCTTAGACACTCAAGAGGGCATCTTGCTGATGTGTCTGGCGGAAGCCTTGATGCGTATTCCTGATTCAGCAACGGCGGATGCGCTGATTCGTGACAAACTCAGTGTTGCTGATTGGAAATCTCATCTAAAGAATTCTGACTCTGTGTTTGTTAACGCTTCTACTTGGGGGCTAATGCTAACTGGCAAGGTGGTTGGTCTTTCATCTAACGAGCAGAGTGCGGGTCAAGCGGTCAACCGCTTAGTAAACAAGCTTTCTGAGCCTGTTATTCGTAAAGCGATGCACCAAGCGATGAAGGTGATGGGGCACCAATTCGTTCTTGGCCGCAGTATTGCTGAAGCACAAAAGAACGGTAAGTCTATGCGTGACAAAGGTTTTACCTATTCATACGATATGTTAGGTGAAGCGGCACTGACCACAGCAGACGCCAATAAATACTTCAAAGATTACCTAATGGCGATTGAAGCCGTAGGTCGAGATACGTATGTCTCTTCAAAATCGAGCCCTGCGCCATCGGTATCTATCAAGTTGTCTGCGCTTCATCCACGTTATGAAGTGGCGAACGAAGACCGCGTATTGACGGAACTTTGCGATACGCTAGAACAGCTATTGCGCCGCGCAGTCGAGCTCGATGTTGCCATTACGATTGATGCGGAAGAAGCGGATCGCCTAGAGCTATCTCTTAAACTATTCGAAAAACTGTACCGCACTGACCTAGTAAAAGGCTGGGGTAAATTTGGTCTGGTTATTCAAGCTTACTCAAAGCGTGCACTTCCGGTTCTGGTTTGGCTAAACCGCTTGGCGAAAGAGCAGGGTGACTTAATCCCGCTTCGCTTGGTGAAAGGCGCGTACTGGGACAGCGAAATCAAATGGTCACAACAAGCGGGCTTTACTGATTACCCCGTTTACACACGTAAAGAAGCGACGGATGTGGCTTACCTTGCTTGTGCACGTTACTTATTGAGCCCTGGCGTTCGTGGCAATATCTTCCCGCAGTTCGCCAGCCACAATGCTCATACGGTTTCCGCTATTGCAGTAATGACTGACCATAAAGACTTTGAATTCCAACGCTTACACGGTATGGGTGATTCGCTTTACAACCATGCGATGGAAGCTTATCAGCAGTCAGTACGTATTTACGCACCGGTTGGCAGCCATAAAGACCTACTGCCATACCTAGTACGTCGCTTGCTAGAAAACGGCGCAAACAGCTCGTTTGTACACCGTTTGGTTGACG
The DNA window shown above is from Vibrio artabrorum and carries:
- a CDS encoding SUMF1/EgtB/PvdO family nonheme iron enzyme; the encoded protein is MRQGFPTLLFALAPCLMTSAVFAEATQVAITSSVTDIDSSLFEKHADLTAVEKKLADKQNEVDSQAKQTARLVKLLAQAERALAKAKASLEQDYTRMIDEPDFDISPAQNHFQDAWKRVKEGKLTISNSEQKQQSLVMELEAIQAEKAATETSIDNLNQKKLRARAERLRNEITQKETHTVSFTNRCSNDMTLAQCSDQTVTLALQKAVKQFQHNLIDKATESKTVKAHLASASLNIHVLQHKVESSGFSEDNRYRVVIAANLETRPNKNTACRLLDIQSSNCFTQSEQQANNQQKEVAWVTLVIRSNQYNDTVSINGVKYGSTPVEVMLPIGQHMITIEKEGYLSFHQELKIARDYNLRAVLQAKQNSLNVGTKFADPIKANTQSPEMIVVGSGRYLLGENNAQQITIKKPFALAATLTRVQDFRAFVENTGYQTDAELMKTCDTFINDEITTVSDNNWQSPGFKQVDNAPVVCVSQNDAKAYTRWLSKSTGFSYRLPTPQEWEAAARAGQGTNFWWGNEFRSGKANTGWAGTPWSNVSTSPVKSFSPTPTGFYDMVGNVWEWTNLQQGLAKGGAWSFSPEKSKVFSELHVPTTTAANYLGFRVLREL
- a CDS encoding PEGA domain-containing protein, whose product is MTNFRISALLLALSPLWVSASLSAEELNQVDPVSAIDAKLTEKNSDIERIAATQISAAEHLKQQQNQKSKLQREGDELKAKRNRAKSVLDKQYSRLLEDPETDLVSFQKSYQDAWAAVKENQSAQLDNQQAINESEIHLSQLKQKQARLNNEQANLRESKVEARVKRIATELRESAVLETSYTTTCAATMTLGECAAQGKHLTNQKAVQTFKSQLLDQLTESTLAKQNLQGVQLNIHVQDSQAIKSGFSGNNAYSVQMQAQLQAKPEAVAACKLLNVSTRYCLTGRDAAVVKKNDKQWANVTVRSDQYNDSVTINGIKYGSTPLEVALPNGRHHVTISKQGYESYNRTVTISGSDTIWVKLLPSKNS
- a CDS encoding helix-turn-helix domain-containing protein; translated protein: MSKPLPFANLDLSSLGLTGPRPAEIITLPSHMDCHEHQYAQVVIGLKGQAEFEVSGKGNLVGPGQGCVVTASSDHAFGGVVGQSDILVLNMPMPSGDDPLMLEKINQLESSSVYFQLDLQIQKLIHMLVQEMQANPDDLLLSRACNDTVIALMQRHISAFETPVKDSRFDLEALDRYIEQHLANKISVAQLAGSVFLGESQFHMLFKEQMGITPHQYVLGKRIDRSRRLIEQGHLSLGQVAELAGFSGQSSFTHTFSRLQGMSPSQYKKKISVK